Proteins encoded within one genomic window of Mesorhizobium sp. AR10:
- a CDS encoding ABC transporter substrate-binding protein, with product MKKMLLLGAAFATLAFSVPAQAELKFKPGEDPRFNWANYEELKKVDLKGETLSIFGPWRGEDEGLIRTVLDYFSEATGVEIKYSSSENYEQQIVIDTQAGSPPNIAVLPQPGLIQDLASKGLLTPLGDETSNWVKENYGAGQSWVDLGTFKDKDGKPGFFAFPYKADVKSLVWYSPDNFEEAGYKVPKTQEELADLEKKIIADGGTPWCIGLGSGGATGWPATDWVEDIMLRTQAPDVYDKWVKNEIPFNDPAVVNAIDIFGKIATDDKMVDGGAKAVAATDFRDSPKGLFSVPPKCYLHHQASFIPTFFPEGTKVGQDADFFYFPPYASKPDLGTPVLGAGTLAMITKDSKSARAFIEFLKMPLAHEIWMAQGGFVTPLKSVNKDAYASDALKKQGEILANASTFRFDGSDLMPGKIGAGAFWTGMIDLVGGKSAQDVATDIQKSWDAIK from the coding sequence ATGAAGAAAATGCTTCTGCTGGGCGCCGCGTTTGCCACGCTCGCCTTCAGCGTACCGGCGCAGGCCGAACTGAAGTTCAAGCCGGGCGAAGACCCCCGCTTCAACTGGGCCAACTACGAAGAGCTCAAGAAGGTCGACCTCAAGGGCGAGACGCTGTCGATCTTCGGGCCATGGCGCGGCGAGGACGAGGGCCTTATTCGCACCGTTCTCGACTATTTCTCGGAAGCCACCGGCGTCGAGATCAAATACTCCTCGTCGGAGAATTACGAACAGCAGATCGTCATCGACACGCAGGCCGGCAGCCCGCCCAACATTGCCGTGCTGCCGCAGCCGGGCCTGATCCAGGATCTGGCATCGAAGGGCCTGCTGACGCCGCTCGGCGACGAGACCTCAAACTGGGTCAAGGAGAATTACGGCGCCGGCCAGTCATGGGTCGACCTCGGCACCTTCAAGGACAAGGACGGCAAGCCCGGCTTCTTCGCCTTCCCCTACAAGGCCGACGTGAAATCGCTGGTCTGGTATTCGCCGGACAATTTCGAGGAAGCCGGCTACAAGGTTCCCAAGACGCAGGAAGAGCTCGCCGATCTTGAAAAGAAAATCATCGCCGACGGCGGCACGCCGTGGTGCATCGGGCTCGGTTCCGGCGGCGCCACCGGCTGGCCGGCGACCGACTGGGTCGAAGACATCATGCTGCGCACCCAGGCGCCCGACGTCTACGACAAGTGGGTGAAGAACGAGATTCCGTTCAACGATCCCGCGGTGGTCAACGCCATCGATATTTTCGGCAAGATCGCGACCGACGACAAGATGGTCGATGGCGGCGCCAAGGCGGTTGCTGCGACCGACTTCCGCGACAGCCCGAAAGGTCTCTTCTCGGTGCCGCCGAAATGCTACCTGCATCACCAGGCGTCGTTCATTCCGACCTTCTTCCCGGAAGGCACCAAGGTCGGCCAGGACGCGGATTTCTTCTACTTCCCGCCTTACGCCTCCAAGCCTGACCTCGGCACCCCGGTGCTCGGCGCCGGCACGCTGGCAATGATCACCAAGGATAGCAAGAGTGCCCGCGCGTTCATCGAATTCCTGAAGATGCCGCTCGCCCACGAGATCTGGATGGCCCAGGGTGGCTTCGTGACGCCGCTCAAGTCGGTCAACAAGGACGCCTATGCCAGCGACGCGCTGAAGAAGCAGGGCGAAATCCTCGCCAATGCCTCGACCTTCCGCTTCGATGGTTCCGACCTGATGCCGGGCAAGATCGGCGCCGGCGCCTTCTGGACGGGTATGATCGACCTCGTCGGCGGCAAGTCCGCCCAGGATGTCGCCACCGACATCCAGAAGAGCTGGGACGCGATCAAGTAA
- a CDS encoding carbohydrate ABC transporter permease — translation MAAQIFSAIFVIIVGVGGCVAYFWGANKLVDIIFPSRGVAGAAAIDNLRRQGLVRPWLFVGPAMIILTIYLIYPVVETLRLSFLDRSGIHFVGFANYEWAFGDREFRNSILNNIIWLAVVPAACTFLGLIIAVLTDKIWWGTIAKSLIFLPLAISFVGASVIWKFIYEYRGDGQTQIGLLNAIIQYFGGQPQVWISLPFWNNFFLMIILIWIQTGFAMVILSSALRGIPEETLEAAVIDGANPFQIFWKIMVPQIWGTIAVVWTTITILVLKVFDIVLTMTNGQWNSQVLANLMFDWMFRGGGDFGRGATIAIIIMIAVIPIMVWNIRQANKETGGH, via the coding sequence ATGGCGGCTCAGATTTTCTCGGCCATTTTCGTCATCATCGTCGGCGTCGGCGGCTGCGTCGCCTATTTCTGGGGCGCCAACAAGCTGGTGGACATCATCTTCCCGTCGCGCGGCGTCGCCGGTGCTGCGGCCATCGACAATCTGCGCCGGCAAGGGCTGGTCCGGCCATGGCTGTTTGTCGGCCCGGCCATGATCATCCTGACCATCTATCTGATCTATCCGGTGGTCGAGACGCTGAGGCTGTCGTTCCTCGACCGCAGCGGCATTCATTTCGTCGGTTTCGCCAACTATGAATGGGCGTTCGGCGACCGCGAATTCCGCAACTCGATCCTCAACAACATCATCTGGCTGGCGGTGGTGCCTGCCGCCTGCACCTTCCTTGGGCTGATCATCGCCGTGCTGACCGACAAGATCTGGTGGGGCACGATCGCCAAGAGCCTGATCTTCCTGCCGCTGGCCATCTCCTTCGTCGGCGCCAGCGTCATCTGGAAATTCATCTATGAATATCGCGGCGACGGGCAGACGCAGATCGGCCTGCTCAATGCCATCATCCAGTATTTCGGCGGCCAGCCGCAGGTCTGGATATCGCTGCCGTTCTGGAACAATTTCTTCCTGATGATCATCCTGATCTGGATCCAGACCGGCTTTGCCATGGTCATCCTGTCGTCCGCCTTGCGCGGCATCCCGGAAGAAACGCTGGAGGCCGCGGTCATCGACGGCGCCAACCCGTTCCAGATCTTCTGGAAGATCATGGTGCCGCAGATCTGGGGCACCATCGCCGTGGTCTGGACCACCATCACCATCCTGGTGCTGAAGGTTTTCGACATCGTGCTGACCATGACCAACGGCCAATGGAACAGCCAGGTGCTGGCCAATCTGATGTTCGACTGGATGTTCCGCGGCGGCGGTGATTTCGGCCGCGGCGCCACCATCGCCATCATCATCATGATCGCGGTCATTCCGATCATGGTCTGGAACATCCGCCAGGCGAACAAAGAGACGGGAGGACATTGA
- a CDS encoding carbohydrate ABC transporter permease yields MAVATGKSFASRFGVHIAVLIFVAIWTVPTLGILVSSLRDKDQIIASGWWNSFSSSTQTEAGRLPAASTQVEKDGKFVLQGNIFAEGAARNISAFGVKSAAPTQYPAGTTADLGDGVTLQLNADGTFIMQSPKAFEGDRGQRVYYASSAPPKFTTDNYQTVLFSEGIGRSFMNSLTVTIPATVIPILIAAFAAYALAWMRFPGRALLIAVIIGLLVVPLQMSLIPLLKLYNGVGSFFGMPSKTYLGIWLAHTGFGLPFAIYLLRSYIAGLPREIMESARIDGASDFEIFVKIVLPLSFPVLASFAIFQFLWVWNDLLVAMVFLGTEADQIVLTAKLNALLGSRGGDWEILTTSAFVTIIVPLIVFFSLQRYFVRGLLAGSVKGG; encoded by the coding sequence ATGGCTGTCGCAACCGGAAAGTCCTTTGCCAGCCGCTTCGGCGTTCACATCGCGGTGTTGATCTTCGTCGCGATCTGGACCGTGCCTACGCTGGGCATTCTCGTCTCGTCGCTGCGCGACAAGGACCAGATCATCGCCTCGGGCTGGTGGAACTCATTCTCCAGCTCCACCCAGACCGAAGCCGGCCGGTTGCCGGCCGCCTCGACGCAGGTCGAGAAGGACGGCAAGTTCGTCCTGCAAGGCAACATCTTCGCCGAAGGTGCTGCCCGCAACATCAGCGCCTTCGGCGTCAAGTCGGCCGCACCGACGCAATATCCGGCCGGCACGACCGCCGATCTCGGCGACGGCGTGACCTTGCAGCTCAACGCCGACGGTACCTTCATCATGCAGTCGCCGAAGGCCTTCGAGGGCGATCGCGGCCAGCGCGTCTACTACGCCTCGTCGGCGCCGCCGAAATTCACCACCGACAACTACCAGACCGTGCTGTTTTCGGAAGGCATCGGCCGCTCGTTCATGAACTCGCTGACCGTCACCATTCCGGCGACCGTCATCCCGATCCTGATTGCGGCGTTCGCCGCCTATGCGCTGGCCTGGATGCGCTTTCCCGGCCGGGCCCTGCTCATCGCGGTCATCATCGGCCTGCTGGTCGTGCCGCTGCAGATGTCGCTGATCCCGCTGCTGAAACTCTACAATGGTGTCGGCTCGTTCTTCGGCATGCCCTCGAAAACCTATCTCGGCATCTGGCTGGCGCATACCGGCTTCGGCCTGCCCTTCGCCATCTATCTATTGCGGAGCTACATTGCCGGTCTGCCGCGCGAGATCATGGAGTCGGCGCGCATCGACGGCGCCAGCGACTTCGAGATCTTCGTCAAGATCGTCTTGCCGCTGTCGTTCCCGGTGCTGGCCTCCTTCGCCATCTTCCAGTTCCTCTGGGTATGGAACGATTTGCTGGTTGCGATGGTTTTCCTGGGTACCGAGGCAGACCAGATCGTCCTTACCGCCAAGCTCAATGCGTTGCTCGGCTCACGCGGCGGCGACTGGGAGATCCTGACGACATCGGCATTCGTGACCATTATCGTGCCGCTGATCGTGTTCTTCTCGCTGCAGCGCTACTTCGTCCGCGGGCTGCTTGCCGGCTCGGTGAAAGGAGGCTGA
- a CDS encoding alpha-glucosidase: MQSALKATSKPDLAVDRDWWRGAVIYQIYPRSYQDSNGDGIGDLKGIIGRLPYIASLGVDAIWISPFFKSPMKDFGYDVSDYCDVDPMFGTLADFDALTAEAHRLGLKVMIDEVLSHTADNHPWFKESRANRTNPKADWYVWADARPDGTPPNNWLSIFGGSAWQWDTSRQQYYLHNFLAEQPDLNFHSRAVQDALLEVTRFWLERGVDGFRLDTINFYFHSQGLENNPPLPPEERNDQTAPAVNPYNYQDHLYDKSRPENLAFLERFRALLDEYPATAAVGEVGDSQRGLEVVAAYTAGGKRVHMCYSFDFLAPEKISAAKVRSVLESFGKVASDGWSCWAFSNHDVMRPASRWAAGEADQAAYLKVISALLMSLRGSVCIYQGEELGLGEAELQFEDLQDPYGIRFWPEFKGRDGCRTPMVWDATAKNAGFSTAKPWLPVPGKHLSQAVNVQQGDDSSLLEHYRRFLAFRHAHPALAKGDINFIESEGDTVAFTRREGNEQIVCVFNLGARTAEIDLGGRSLQSLPGHGFSGQTGAGSIRLGGYGAWFGRID, encoded by the coding sequence ATGCAATCCGCTTTGAAGGCGACCTCGAAGCCCGATCTCGCCGTCGATCGCGACTGGTGGCGCGGCGCTGTGATCTATCAGATCTATCCGCGCAGCTATCAGGACTCGAACGGCGACGGCATCGGCGACCTCAAGGGCATTATCGGCAGACTGCCCTACATCGCCTCGCTCGGCGTCGACGCCATCTGGATCTCGCCGTTCTTCAAGTCGCCGATGAAGGATTTCGGCTACGACGTGTCAGACTATTGCGACGTCGATCCGATGTTCGGCACGCTGGCCGATTTCGATGCCCTGACCGCCGAGGCGCACAGACTCGGCCTCAAGGTGATGATCGACGAGGTGCTGTCGCACACCGCCGACAACCATCCGTGGTTCAAGGAAAGCCGCGCAAATCGGACCAATCCCAAGGCCGACTGGTATGTCTGGGCGGACGCCAGACCGGACGGCACGCCACCCAACAACTGGCTGTCGATCTTCGGCGGCTCGGCCTGGCAGTGGGACACCAGCCGCCAGCAATATTACCTGCATAATTTCCTGGCCGAGCAGCCCGATCTCAACTTCCACAGCCGTGCCGTCCAGGACGCGCTGCTCGAGGTCACCCGTTTCTGGCTGGAGCGCGGCGTTGACGGCTTCCGGCTCGACACCATCAATTTCTACTTCCACAGCCAGGGGCTGGAGAACAATCCGCCACTGCCGCCCGAAGAGCGCAACGACCAGACCGCCCCCGCCGTCAATCCTTACAACTACCAGGACCATCTCTACGACAAGAGCCGTCCTGAAAACCTCGCTTTCCTCGAACGGTTCCGCGCCTTGCTCGACGAATATCCGGCGACGGCGGCGGTCGGCGAAGTTGGCGATTCGCAGCGCGGCCTGGAAGTGGTGGCGGCCTACACCGCCGGCGGCAAGCGCGTGCACATGTGCTATTCCTTCGATTTCCTGGCGCCTGAAAAGATCAGCGCCGCAAAGGTGCGCTCGGTATTGGAATCCTTCGGCAAGGTCGCCAGCGACGGCTGGTCGTGCTGGGCCTTTTCCAACCACGACGTGATGCGGCCGGCGTCGCGCTGGGCCGCCGGCGAAGCCGACCAGGCCGCCTATCTCAAGGTCATCTCGGCGCTGCTGATGTCGTTGCGCGGCTCGGTCTGCATCTATCAGGGCGAGGAGCTTGGGCTCGGCGAAGCCGAGCTGCAATTCGAGGATTTGCAAGACCCTTACGGCATCCGCTTCTGGCCGGAATTCAAGGGCCGCGACGGCTGCCGCACGCCGATGGTGTGGGACGCCACTGCAAAGAATGCTGGCTTCTCTACGGCAAAGCCTTGGCTGCCCGTGCCGGGAAAACACCTTTCGCAAGCGGTCAACGTGCAGCAGGGCGACGACAGCTCGCTGCTTGAGCACTACCGGCGCTTTCTCGCCTTCCGCCATGCCCATCCGGCATTGGCCAAGGGCGATATCAACTTCATCGAAAGCGAGGGCGATACGGTCGCCTTCACGCGCCGCGAAGGCAACGAGCAGATCGTCTGCGTCTTCAATCTCGGCGCCAGGACGGCCGAAATCGATCTCGGCGGCCGTTCGCTGCAATCCTTGCCGGGACACGGGTTTTCCGGACAGACTGGCGCCGGTTCTATCCGCCTTGGCGGCTACGGCGCATGGTTCGGGCGTATCGACTGA
- a CDS encoding ABC transporter ATP-binding protein has product MADVTLRQVKKSYGNLHILHGIDLDIKSGEFIVFVGPSGCGKSTLLRSIAGLEEITSGELKIAGEVVNDVPPSKRGIAMVFQSYALYPHMTVYDNMAFSMKIGKENKAEIDRRVKQAAEILQLTKYLDRLPKAMSGGQRQRVAIGRAIVRNPKVFLFDEPLSNLDAALRVATRIEIAKLKESMPATTMIYVTHDQVEAMTLADRIVVLKDGHIEQVGTPMDLYKKPGNLFVAQFIGSPAMNILPATIEKTGNPTVVSHVGGRKATVPITTPASAKGAAVSFGVRPEDLVIATGADYLFEGKVDYVEQLGEVQLIYIDIGRADLPLVTKLPGNVEVKRGTTLRLSADAGDLHIFDADGHSFALHNAEAKAA; this is encoded by the coding sequence ATGGCCGATGTCACGCTAAGGCAAGTGAAGAAATCATACGGCAATCTGCACATTCTGCACGGCATCGATCTCGACATAAAGTCGGGCGAGTTCATCGTCTTCGTCGGCCCTTCGGGTTGCGGCAAGTCGACCTTGCTTCGCTCCATCGCAGGACTGGAGGAAATCACCTCCGGCGAGCTCAAGATCGCCGGAGAGGTGGTGAACGACGTGCCGCCGTCGAAGCGGGGCATCGCCATGGTGTTCCAGTCCTATGCGCTCTATCCGCACATGACCGTCTACGACAACATGGCGTTCTCTATGAAGATCGGCAAGGAGAACAAGGCCGAGATCGACCGGCGGGTGAAGCAGGCGGCGGAAATCCTGCAGCTGACCAAGTATCTCGACCGCCTGCCCAAGGCGATGTCGGGAGGCCAGCGGCAGCGCGTCGCCATCGGCCGCGCCATCGTGCGCAATCCGAAGGTCTTCCTGTTCGACGAGCCGCTGTCGAACCTTGACGCGGCACTGCGTGTCGCCACCCGTATCGAGATCGCCAAGCTCAAGGAATCGATGCCTGCCACAACGATGATCTATGTCACCCACGACCAGGTCGAGGCGATGACGCTGGCCGACCGCATCGTGGTGCTGAAGGACGGGCATATCGAGCAGGTCGGCACGCCGATGGATCTCTACAAGAAGCCCGGCAATCTGTTTGTTGCCCAGTTCATCGGCTCGCCGGCCATGAACATTTTGCCGGCAACAATCGAAAAGACCGGCAACCCGACCGTCGTCAGCCATGTCGGTGGCCGCAAGGCGACGGTGCCAATCACCACGCCGGCTTCAGCAAAGGGTGCCGCGGTGAGCTTTGGCGTGCGGCCGGAGGATCTGGTGATCGCCACCGGCGCGGACTACCTCTTCGAGGGCAAGGTGGACTATGTCGAGCAGCTCGGCGAGGTTCAGCTCATCTATATCGACATCGGCCGTGCCGACCTGCCGCTGGTGACCAAGCTGCCCGGCAATGTCGAGGTCAAGCGTGGCACGACGCTGCGGCTGAGCGCGGATGCCGGAGACCTCCATATCTTCGATGCCGACGGACATTCCTTCGCACTCCACAATGCGGAAGCAAAAGCGGCCTGA
- a CDS encoding DUF680 domain-containing protein, with the protein MKKIALTAAALLIAAGSAYARNDNVGGTDINKQATVNVDNTQTSSVRDTGSPVYKLLNSSDDVQKSAPQGSDRNLFGH; encoded by the coding sequence ATGAAGAAGATTGCTCTTACTGCCGCCGCCCTTTTGATTGCCGCCGGCAGCGCCTATGCCCGCAACGACAATGTTGGCGGGACCGACATCAACAAGCAGGCGACCGTAAACGTCGACAACACGCAGACGTCTTCGGTGCGCGACACCGGCTCGCCGGTCTACAAGCTGCTCAACTCGTCGGACGACGTCCAGAAGTCCGCTCCGCAGGGCAGCGACCGGAACCTCTTCGGCCACTAA
- a CDS encoding DUF680 domain-containing protein translates to MKNIVLAAAAVLAITGSAFAGSDNYGSNGANQAAPAVDSSYTASVQKSAQTDKQPIVQGSDRNLFGNN, encoded by the coding sequence ATGAAGAATATTGTTCTTGCTGCCGCCGCCGTTCTGGCCATCACCGGCAGCGCCTTTGCCGGTAGCGACAACTATGGCTCCAACGGCGCCAACCAGGCCGCCCCGGCTGTCGACAGCTCGTACACGGCTTCCGTTCAGAAATCGGCTCAGACTGACAAGCAGCCCATCGTTCAGGGCAGCGACCGTAACCTCTTCGGCAATAACTAA
- a CDS encoding DUF680 domain-containing protein, with product MKKIALTAVAVLAITGSAFAGGSDHYGSNGANQPATTVDSSYTASIQKSAHADKQPVVQGSDRNLFGNN from the coding sequence ATGAAAAAGATCGCTCTTACTGCCGTCGCCGTTCTGGCCATCACCGGCAGCGCCTTTGCTGGTGGCAGTGACCATTATGGGTCCAACGGTGCCAACCAGCCAGCCACCACGGTTGACAGCTCGTACACGGCTTCCATTCAGAAGTCGGCGCACGCTGACAAGCAGCCCGTCGTTCAGGGCAGCGACCGTAACCTCTTCGGCAACAACTAA
- a CDS encoding aromatic ring-hydroxylating oxygenase subunit alpha produces the protein MDVRTDMLRLLHSRREGYSLEQPFYTDRDYFKLDMELIWYRDWLFIGHDCELPKPGSYITAQIGDYPVVLVRDQQGKINAFHNSCRHRGSRVCNSEKGTAAKLVCPYHQWTYELDGRLLFARQMADGFDRSQFSLKPVACESVGGYIFICLAKEPADFAPMRTMIEPYLLPHRLREAKVAFESTIVEKGNWKLVWENNRECYHCAGNHPELCKTFPEAPTVTGVNGADSDPEMLAHWAKCEAAGLPSKFRIDPAGQFRATRAPLLRDAVSYTMTGKRAVKRNLSDSVATDRIGSLLLYHYPTTWNHILGDHAVTFRVLPISATETAVTTKWLIHKDAVEGVDYDLAELTHVWTETNDQDRRIVEENAFGILSPAYEPGPYSELHEGGVIQFVDWYARFIEPRLAEGGRPALRSVA, from the coding sequence ATGGATGTGCGCACTGACATGCTGAGGCTTTTGCACAGCCGCAGGGAAGGCTATTCGCTCGAGCAGCCCTTCTACACCGATCGCGACTACTTCAAGCTCGACATGGAGCTGATCTGGTATCGCGACTGGCTGTTCATCGGCCATGATTGCGAATTGCCGAAGCCTGGCAGCTACATCACCGCCCAGATCGGCGATTATCCAGTGGTGCTGGTGCGCGACCAGCAAGGCAAGATCAACGCCTTCCACAATTCCTGCCGCCACCGCGGCAGCCGCGTTTGCAACAGTGAGAAGGGCACGGCGGCGAAGCTGGTCTGCCCTTACCATCAGTGGACCTACGAACTGGACGGCCGGCTGTTGTTCGCACGGCAGATGGCGGACGGGTTCGACAGGAGCCAGTTCAGCCTGAAGCCGGTGGCTTGCGAAAGCGTCGGCGGCTACATCTTCATCTGCCTGGCCAAGGAGCCGGCGGACTTCGCGCCGATGCGCACCATGATCGAGCCTTATTTGTTGCCGCACCGGCTGCGCGAGGCAAAGGTCGCCTTCGAATCGACCATCGTCGAGAAGGGCAATTGGAAGCTCGTCTGGGAGAACAACCGCGAGTGCTACCATTGTGCCGGCAACCATCCGGAGCTCTGCAAGACATTCCCGGAAGCGCCGACCGTGACCGGCGTCAATGGCGCCGACAGCGACCCGGAAATGCTGGCGCATTGGGCGAAATGCGAGGCGGCGGGCTTGCCGAGCAAATTCCGTATCGATCCCGCCGGACAGTTTCGCGCCACCCGCGCGCCGCTACTGCGCGATGCCGTCAGCTACACGATGACGGGAAAGCGCGCCGTGAAGAGAAACCTTTCCGACAGCGTTGCCACCGACCGCATCGGCTCGCTGCTGCTCTATCACTATCCGACGACCTGGAACCACATCCTCGGCGATCATGCCGTCACCTTCCGGGTGCTGCCGATCAGCGCCACTGAAACGGCAGTGACGACGAAATGGCTCATCCACAAGGATGCGGTCGAAGGCGTCGACTACGACCTTGCCGAACTCACCCATGTCTGGACCGAGACCAACGATCAGGACCGCCGCATCGTCGAGGAGAACGCCTTCGGTATCCTGTCGCCGGCCTATGAACCCGGCCCCTATTCGGAGCTGCATGAGGGCGGTGTCATCCAGTTCGTAGACTGGTATGCCCGCTTCATCGAGCCGCGCCTTGCCGAAGGCGGCCGGCCCGCACTGCGTAGCGTCGCCTGA
- a CDS encoding hybrid-cluster NAD(P)-dependent oxidoreductase: protein MTDLGLYRHLDEMAPWNDRLQVLEVIGVSDEAPEVKTFTFRSDNQTWFRYKPGQFVTLELPTADGPLMRTYTLSSSPSRPFSIAVTVKAQAGSIGTRWMFDHLKPGVHVKAYGPAGDFSLHSHPAAKYLFISAGSGVTPMMSMLRWLNDCAPWTDVGFVNCARRPEEIIFRKELELLGSRMPGLSLGFMIEERSSREGWFGHMGRIDAIRLPLLAPDFREREIFCCGPDPFMRAVRQMLEASGFDMVQYHQESFAAPAVEEIPPPFALPADGGADVPAEAATPIRFSLSDVDAECVAGQTVLQTARASGVRIPAACEFGLCGTCKVKKVSGSVEMSHNGGILDHEIDDGFILACCSKPLSALEIEA, encoded by the coding sequence ATGACGGATCTCGGGCTCTACCGCCATCTCGACGAGATGGCGCCTTGGAACGACAGGCTCCAGGTGCTGGAAGTGATCGGCGTCAGCGATGAGGCGCCGGAGGTGAAGACCTTCACCTTCCGTTCCGACAACCAGACTTGGTTTCGCTACAAGCCGGGGCAGTTCGTAACGCTGGAACTGCCGACCGCCGATGGACCGCTGATGCGCACCTACACGCTGTCATCCTCGCCGTCGCGGCCGTTCTCGATCGCGGTCACGGTGAAAGCCCAGGCCGGCAGCATCGGTACGCGCTGGATGTTCGATCATCTGAAGCCCGGCGTTCACGTGAAGGCCTATGGGCCGGCGGGCGACTTTTCGCTGCACAGCCACCCAGCGGCCAAATATCTGTTCATCTCGGCCGGCTCCGGCGTGACGCCGATGATGTCGATGCTGCGCTGGCTGAACGACTGCGCGCCATGGACCGATGTCGGCTTCGTCAACTGCGCGCGGCGGCCCGAGGAGATCATCTTCCGCAAGGAGCTCGAACTGCTGGGAAGCCGTATGCCCGGCCTGTCGCTTGGCTTCATGATCGAGGAGCGCTCCAGCCGCGAGGGCTGGTTCGGTCATATGGGGCGGATCGACGCGATCAGGCTGCCGCTGCTGGCGCCAGATTTCCGCGAGCGCGAAATCTTCTGCTGCGGCCCAGACCCGTTCATGCGCGCGGTGCGGCAGATGCTGGAGGCCTCCGGCTTCGACATGGTGCAATACCACCAGGAGAGCTTTGCCGCGCCCGCCGTGGAGGAAATACCGCCGCCGTTTGCGTTGCCGGCAGACGGTGGCGCCGATGTGCCCGCCGAAGCCGCAACGCCGATCCGCTTCTCGCTCTCGGATGTCGACGCCGAATGCGTTGCCGGCCAGACCGTGCTGCAGACGGCGCGCGCTTCGGGGGTGAGAATTCCGGCGGCCTGCGAATTCGGCCTGTGCGGAACCTGCAAGGTGAAGAAAGTCTCCGGCAGCGTCGAGATGAGCCACAATGGCGGCATCCTCGACCACGAGATCGATGACGGCTTCATCCTGGCCTGCTGCTCCAAGCCGCTGTCGGCGCTCGAAATCGAGGCCTGA
- a CDS encoding FAD-binding oxidoreductase, with the protein MSEPSTAQSPWQTARITRIEKRTPRVTSFFFLLSRPFTSRAGQHVDVRLTAPDGYQARRSYSIASAPEAAGTIELAIERLDDGEVSPFFHEVAVVGDEVELRGPLGGHFVWSDSDGGPLLLIGGGSGVVPLMAMIRHRVARKSPVPVALVFSVRVWDEVIFRDELIGLDDRRNGFELVLTLTREAARRPADYSRRIDVAMMVQSMARLPEPPKLAFVCGSNAFVSAAAQALIDADIPAGLIRTERYGV; encoded by the coding sequence ATGAGCGAGCCGTCGACGGCGCAATCGCCCTGGCAAACGGCCAGGATCACCCGCATCGAGAAGCGCACACCGCGCGTCACCAGTTTCTTCTTCCTGTTGTCGCGGCCTTTCACTAGCCGGGCCGGACAACATGTCGATGTCAGGCTGACGGCGCCGGACGGCTATCAGGCGCGCCGCTCCTACTCCATCGCCTCTGCGCCGGAAGCCGCAGGAACAATCGAACTGGCGATCGAAAGACTCGACGATGGCGAGGTCTCGCCTTTCTTCCACGAGGTGGCGGTGGTCGGCGACGAGGTCGAGTTGCGCGGGCCGCTCGGCGGCCATTTCGTCTGGTCCGACAGTGACGGCGGACCGCTGCTGCTGATCGGCGGCGGTTCGGGCGTGGTGCCGTTGATGGCAATGATCCGCCATCGTGTTGCGCGGAAATCACCGGTGCCGGTCGCGTTGGTGTTCTCAGTGCGGGTCTGGGACGAGGTGATCTTTCGCGACGAGCTGATCGGTCTCGATGACCGCCGGAATGGTTTCGAACTGGTGCTGACGCTGACACGCGAGGCCGCCCGGCGCCCGGCAGACTATTCGCGGCGGATCGATGTCGCGATGATGGTGCAATCCATGGCGCGGCTGCCCGAGCCGCCAAAGCTCGCCTTTGTCTGCGGCTCGAATGCCTTCGTCTCGGCCGCCGCCCAGGCGCTGATCGATGCCGACATTCCGGCAGGTCTCATCCGCACCGAGCGCTACGGGGTATAG